One genomic window of Arachis hypogaea cultivar Tifrunner chromosome 8, arahy.Tifrunner.gnm2.J5K5, whole genome shotgun sequence includes the following:
- the LOC112705460 gene encoding protein FAR1-RELATED SEQUENCE 5-like gives MEEGKGRSESDPNRRVNGTSFSINDPENQRAKKLWTVDNVKAMRFKSLSAAKSFYRLYAAATGFKVEKQGSVWGENDMVVMRRWVCNRGGFCKKKKNLEKAKNSIRADCPAAFCVSLGYASRRWLVREFVAEHTHELGFKLCPQIYQPIEVEDYLTSVEDSSTSYRSNITIDDAEAAISYLTEKKDSEPRLFYEVNYVNASLARIFFADSMAQLDCSCFGDVVAVYRTNSSDLHFVILFSLNHHHQTTILGCAILSDETVEAYTWMFQKFLDLMQGCMPLSIVTDGNKALGEAIKSVLPESRHRLCTWHLEKIASSIVDNPSFLADFKVLMLDFLSLNDFELKWKAMVENYKLSENPWILEMYRKRHEWAETYLRGHFWARLRSTKVCQVLDGNLSRLSLHKLKLNQVLSLYDSVVMKIRINEGKADYDSKYSKFTPSTPLVKMEKQAFDIFTRESYQRFLSEMQMEMFLVALEIDYDDSPCRKYILAKIDHEDLVYEVMFNPCGLTIECSCLKFETLGFPCSHIFHVLKSEGFKDVPHNLMHQRWTKSAKSTTQFWRNYLPPVSVDVVARMMSYGRVVCSSSPMLYLGTQSEEAFKIVSSCFVKLKGELDRQDNSVLDVQDNKDTSSSSDWKIEQSGLWDYINYPYFEYVRTILAMY, from the exons ATGGAAGAAGGGAAAGGAAGAAGCGAGAGCGATCCAAATCGAAGAGTTAACGGTACTAGTTTCTCTATTAACGATCCGGAAAATCAAAGAGCAAAGAAATTGTGGACAGTTGATAATGTGAAGGCAATGCGGTTCAAATCGTTATCGGCTGCGAAATCATTCTACAGGTTGTATGCTGCGGCCACAGGGTTTAAGGTTGAAAAGCAAGGCAGTGTTTGGGGCGAGAACGATATGGTCGTCATGAGAAGATGGGTTTGTAATAGAGGAGGTTTttgtaagaagaagaagaatctagaAAAGGCTAAGAACTCAATTCGAGCCGATTGTCCTGCTGCGTTCTGCGTTAGCTTGGGCTATGCTAGTCGCCGGTGGTTGGTAAGGGAGTTTGTGGCCGAGCATACACACGAGTTGGGATTCAAATTATGCCCCCAAATTTATCAACCTATTGAAGTAGAAGATTATTTAACAAGTGTAGAGGATTCAAGCACTTCCTACAGATCTAATATCACAATTGATGATGCAGAAGCTGCAATTTCTTATTTAACAGAGAAGAAGGATTCAGAGCCTCGGCTTTTCTATGAAGTAAACTATGTCAATGCTAGTTTAGCTCGGATTTTCTTTGCAGACTCTATGGCTCAGTTGGATTGTTCATGCTTTGGGGACGTGGTTGCGGTTTATAGGACTAATTCAAGTGATCTGCACTTTGTCATATTGTTTAGTCTcaaccatcatcatcaaacaACTATACTTGGATGCGCAATCCTCAGCGACGAAACTGTTGAGGCATACACATGGatgtttcaaaaatttcttgatctaatgcagGGTTGCATGCCATTATCTATTGTGACTGATGGTAACAAAGCTTTAGGTGAAGCTATTAAGTCTGTGTTGCCAGAATCACGCCATCGCCTATGTACATGGCATCTTGAGAAAATTGCTTCTTCTATTGTTGATAATCCATCCTTTCTAGCTGATTTCAAAGTGTTGATGCTGGATTTTCTTTCGCTGAATGATTTTGAGCTGAAATGGAAGGCAATGGTTGAGAATTACAAATTATCTGAAAATCCATGGATACTGGAGATGTATAGGAAACGTCATGAGTGGGCAGAGACTTATTTGAGGGGACATTTCTGGGCCAGATTGCGAAGCACAAaagtatgccaagttcttgatgGAAATCTGAGCAGGCTTTCACTACATAAACTGAAACTCAATCAAGTTCTCAGTCTGTATGACAGTGTTGTTATGAAAATCCGGATCAACGAGGGGAAGGCTGATTATGATTCTAAATATTCAAAATTCACTCCCTCAACCCCTCTTGTGAAAATGGAGAAACAGGCTTTTGATATATTTACAAGAGAGTCTTATCAAAGGTTTCTTTCAGAGATGCAGATGGAGATGTTTCTGGTTGCATTAGAAATAGATTATGATGATTCACCCTGCCGCAAATATATATTGGCGAAAATTGATCATGAGGACTTAGTATATGAAGTTATGTTCAATCCTTGTGGTCTAACTATTGAATGCTCATGCTTGAAGTTTGAGACACTTGGATTCCCTTGCAGTCATATCTTTCATGTATTGAAATCTGAGGGATTCAAAGACGTACCTCATAATCTCATGCACCAAAGATGGACAAAATCAGCAAAGTCAACAACCCAATTTTGGAGGAATTACTTGCCTCCGGTGTCTGTTGATGTTGTCGCCAGAATGATGAGTTATGGTAGGGTGGTGTGTTCCTCTTCCCCAATGCTTTACTTGGGAACACAGTCAGAGGAGGCCTTTAAGATTGTGTCCAGCTGCTTTGTGAAGCTGAAGGGTGAATTGGATAGACAGGACAATAGTGTTCTTGATGTGCAAGATAACAAGGATACTTCATCATCATCAGATTGGAAAATTGAACAAAGTGGATTATGGGATTACATTAACTATCCATACTTTGAGTATGTACGA ACAATTTTGGCTATGTATTAA
- the LOC112707975 gene encoding CBS domain-containing protein CBSCBSPB3 translates to MSGQVSQTQSRKSRRSSSTASRKSENGGTSSKPPSPPPPQPGDGGERTVKKLRLSKALTIPDGTTVYDACRRMAARRVNAVLLTDSNALLSGILTDKDVASRVIAEGLLPEQTPVSKVMTRTPIFVTSDTLAIEALQKMVQGKFRHLPVVENGEVIAMLDITKCLYDAISRMEKAAQQGSAIAAAVEGVELQRGSNGSAASAFIETLRERMFKPSLSTIVGENSKVAIVSSSDPVQVVAKKMRELRVNSAVIANETKLQGILTSKDILMRVVAQNLAPDTTPAEKVMTSNPEHASLETTILDALHMMHDGKFLHLPVVDKDGNIAACLDVLQITTAAISLVESSSGTVNDVANSIMQKFWDSALALEPPDDYDTQSEVSVIMNSDGADTAKSTYQSVGHGNSFTFKFEDPNGRVHRVTCGAENLDELVSAIMERVSNNDRSRPVILYDDDEGDKIVIANDSDLVSAVSYARSAGLKALKLDLEFTDSAKPVTPQSAIAMTTTTATRRKTEGGMLSIRSSILAGAVVLTSIGVVAYLKRSNQ, encoded by the exons atgagtggTCAAGTTTCTCAAACTCAATCCAGGAAGAGCAGACGCTCCTCCTCCACAGCCTCCAGAAAATCCGAGAACGGCGGAACCTCTTCCAAACCTCCGTCTCCACCTCCGCCGCAACC GGGGGATGGTGGAGAAAGGACGGTTAAGAAGTTGCGGTTGTCGAAGGCGCTGACGATTCCCGATGGGACAACTGTCTACGACGCCTGCCGGAGAATGGCAGCCCGCCGCGTTAACGCCGTCTTGCTCACTGATTCCAATGCTCTCCTCTCCGGAATTCTCACTGACAAG GATGTGGCTAGTAGAGTTATTGCAGAGGGGCTGCTGCCAGAGCAAACACCGGTCTCCAAAGTTATGACACGCACTCCTATATTTGTCACTTCTGATACGCTCGCCATCGAAGCTCTTCAGAAGATGGTCCAAG GTAAATTCAGGCACCTGCCTGTTGTGGAAAATGGTGAAGTCATTGCCATGCTGGATATCACCAAATGTCTATACGATGCCATATCTAGGATGGAGAAGGCAGCTCAGCAAGGGAGTGCCATTGCAGCTGCAGTTGAGGGGGTGGAGTTGCAAAGGGGTAGTAATGGATCTG CTGCAAGTGCTTTCATTGAAACATTGAGGGAGCGCATGTTTAAGCCTTCCTTGTCAACTATAGTTGGTGAAAATTCAAA GGTTGCTATTGTATCATCATCAGATCCTGTCCAAGTAGTTGCAAAAAAGATGCGGGAGTTGCGTGTCAATTCAGCTGTGATTGCAAATGAAACCAAGCTTCAAGGGATACTTAC TTCCAAGGACATCCTTATGCGTGTTGTGGCTCAAAATCTTGCTCCTGACACCACTCCAGCAGAAAAG GTAATGACTTCAAACCCTGAACATGCATCATTAGAGACAACAATTCTTGATGCACTCCATATGATGCATGATGGGAAGTTCTTACATCTTCCAGTGGTGGACAAAG ACGGCAACATTGCTGCTTGTTTGGATGTTTTGCAAATAACAACTGCTGCAATTTCTCTG GTTGAAAGTAGCTCTGGAACTGTAAATGATGTGGCAAACTCAATTATGCAAAAATTTTGGGACTCAGCTTTAGCGCTAGAGCCACCAGATGATTATGACACTCAGAG TGAAGTTTCCGTGATAATGAATTCAGATGGAGCAGATACTGCAAAGTCTACGTACCAATCTGTAGGTCATGGAAAttcatttacttttaaatttgaGGATCCTAATGGTCGAGTGCATCGAGTCACCTGTG GAGCGGAAAATCTAGATGAGCTTGTATCTGCTATCATGGAAAGGGTCAGTAATAATGACAGATCACGCCCCGTAATTTTG tatgatgatgatgaaggtgATAAAATTGTTATTGCAAACGATAGTGATCTCGTTTCTGCTGTCAgctatgctcgatctgcaggacTGAAG GCCTTGAAGTTGGATTTGGAGTTTACAGATTCAGCTAAACCCGTGACACCACAGTCTGCAATAGCCATGACCACAACCACAGCTACGAGACGGAAAACAGAAGGCGGCATGTTGTCCATTCGCTCGAGTATTTTGGCAGGTGCTGTTGTTCTAACGAGCATTGGCGTGGTGGCTTACTTGAAGCGCTCAAATCAGTGA